A portion of the Thermosediminibacter oceani DSM 16646 genome contains these proteins:
- the uvrB gene encoding excinuclease ABC subunit UvrB, with amino-acid sequence MGEFRVVSEFTPKGDQPKAIAALSEGIRKGYKFQTLLGATGTGKTFTIANLIEKVQKPTLVIAHNKTLAGQLCSELKEFFPNNAVEYFVSYYDYYQPEAYIPQTDTYIEKDASINDEIDKLRHSATAALFERRDVVIVASVSCIYSLGSPVDYENQVISLRPGMVKDRDEIIRRLVEIQYTRNEFEFSRNTFRVHGDILEIYPASFTERAIRVEFFGDVIDRITEIDTLTGEVMGERTHVSIFPASHYVTPRDKLEAAIKSIKEELEERLAELRAKGKLLEAARLEQRTNYDIEMLRETGYCKGIENYSRHLTGRKPGEPPFTLLDYFPRDYLIIIDESHVTIPQLRAMWAGDRSRKEALVEHGFRLPSAFDNRPLTFEEFEERINQVIFLSATPGPYELEKSSQVVEQIIRPTGLVDPEVEVRPTKGQIDDLIGEIRKRAEKDQRVLVTTLTKKMAEDLCDYLRESGIKVKYLHSEINTLERLQILRDLRLGKFDCLVGVNLLREGLDLPEVSLVAILDADKEGFLRSETSLIQTIGRAARNAEGRVIMYADTITESMARAISETNRRRMIQMEYNRKHGIVPTTVKKGIREMIEATKAAEERADYLPEKDLARMSKKELKAYLDKLEKEMKQAARNLEFERAAQLRDIIFEIKAQAFSVVRDRKTVSKS; translated from the coding sequence ATGGGGGAGTTTCGGGTTGTTTCAGAATTTACTCCCAAGGGAGACCAGCCTAAAGCCATTGCCGCGCTGTCCGAAGGGATCAGGAAGGGTTACAAATTCCAGACGCTGCTGGGGGCCACCGGCACAGGTAAGACCTTTACAATAGCCAATCTCATAGAGAAGGTACAAAAGCCCACTCTCGTAATAGCTCACAACAAAACCCTGGCCGGGCAGCTCTGCAGCGAGCTCAAAGAATTTTTTCCGAACAATGCCGTCGAGTATTTCGTCAGTTACTACGACTATTACCAGCCCGAGGCATACATCCCCCAGACCGATACTTATATAGAAAAGGACGCTTCTATAAACGACGAAATAGACAAGCTGCGCCATTCGGCTACCGCCGCATTGTTCGAGCGCAGGGATGTGGTGATCGTGGCGAGCGTCTCGTGTATATACAGCCTTGGTTCCCCGGTGGATTACGAGAACCAGGTGATTTCCCTGAGGCCCGGTATGGTAAAAGACAGGGACGAGATCATCCGGAGGCTGGTGGAAATCCAGTATACCCGGAATGAGTTCGAATTCAGCCGGAACACCTTCCGGGTGCACGGGGATATCCTTGAAATTTATCCGGCATCCTTCACGGAAAGAGCCATAAGGGTGGAATTTTTCGGCGACGTCATCGACAGGATAACCGAGATAGACACCCTCACCGGGGAAGTGATGGGTGAGAGGACCCATGTTTCCATTTTCCCGGCTTCCCACTACGTCACTCCGAGAGACAAGCTGGAAGCCGCAATCAAATCCATAAAGGAGGAACTGGAGGAAAGGCTGGCCGAACTGAGAGCTAAAGGGAAGCTTTTGGAAGCAGCCAGGCTCGAGCAGCGCACCAATTACGACATAGAGATGCTCAGGGAGACCGGTTACTGCAAGGGCATAGAAAACTATTCAAGGCATCTTACCGGGAGAAAACCCGGTGAACCTCCTTTCACGCTTCTCGATTATTTTCCCAGGGATTACCTCATAATAATAGATGAATCCCACGTCACCATACCCCAGCTACGCGCCATGTGGGCGGGAGACAGGTCCCGGAAGGAAGCACTGGTAGAACACGGTTTCAGGCTGCCTTCGGCCTTCGACAATAGACCTCTCACCTTCGAAGAGTTCGAGGAAAGGATAAATCAGGTCATCTTTCTCTCTGCAACACCCGGCCCCTATGAGCTGGAGAAGAGCTCCCAGGTGGTCGAACAGATCATAAGGCCCACGGGTCTGGTAGACCCGGAGGTGGAAGTGAGGCCCACGAAGGGGCAGATCGACGACCTCATCGGGGAGATAAGAAAAAGGGCCGAAAAAGACCAGCGAGTCTTGGTCACCACCCTTACAAAGAAGATGGCCGAAGACCTGTGCGATTACTTAAGGGAATCCGGGATAAAAGTGAAATACCTGCATTCTGAGATCAACACCCTGGAGAGGCTCCAGATTTTACGCGACCTGAGGCTTGGAAAATTTGACTGCCTGGTTGGCGTCAACCTCCTCAGGGAAGGCCTTGATCTCCCTGAAGTTTCGCTGGTGGCCATCCTCGACGCCGATAAGGAAGGGTTTTTGCGGTCGGAAACTTCGCTCATCCAGACCATCGGCCGCGCGGCGCGCAATGCAGAGGGTAGGGTGATAATGTACGCCGATACGATAACCGAATCAATGGCCAGGGCAATAAGTGAAACCAACCGCCGCCGCATGATACAGATGGAGTACAACAGGAAGCATGGCATAGTGCCTACGACCGTCAAAAAGGGAATCAGGGAAATGATCGAGGCCACAAAAGCCGCTGAAGAGAGAGCCGATTACCTGCCTGAAAAGGACCTGGCCAGGATGAGCAAGAAAGAGCTGAAAGCTTATCTTGACAAGCTGGAAAAGGAAATGAAGCAGGCTGCCAGGAACCTGGAGTTTGAAAGGGCGGCCCAGCTCCGCGATATAATCTTTGAAATCAAAGCCCAGGCTTTCAGCGTGGTTAGAGACCGCAAGACGGTTTCAAAAAGCTAA
- a CDS encoding proline racemase codes for MRFSRYIIAVDSHTMGEPTRVVVGGIPHIPGRTMAEKKAYLEQNMDHIRTALMHEPRGHRDMFGSIITAPVNQEADFGIIFMDGGGYLNMCGHGSIGAVTVAIETGMVKPLSPVTHVKLDTPAGLIEARAELSDNIVKSVTIKNVPAFLYEPDVKIDVPGIGEITADISFGGSFFAIVDAKQLGIKVDPSNIDDLIKAGMAIKRAANEQIKVQHPEKEHIKTIDLVEIYDETENPNAHLKNVVIFGDGQADRSPCGTGTSAKMATLYAKGKLSLNQEFFYESIIGTVFKGKLVAETQVGPYKAVIPEITGSAYITGFNQFVIDPEDPVKYGFLLGKPGSGECCKMN; via the coding sequence ATGAGATTCAGCAGGTATATAATCGCAGTGGACTCCCACACCATGGGAGAGCCGACAAGGGTAGTAGTCGGGGGTATTCCTCACATTCCGGGAAGGACTATGGCCGAGAAAAAAGCATATCTGGAGCAGAACATGGATCATATCAGGACCGCGCTCATGCATGAGCCCCGGGGACACAGGGATATGTTCGGTTCAATAATTACTGCCCCGGTGAACCAGGAGGCGGATTTCGGAATAATATTCATGGACGGCGGCGGTTATCTCAACATGTGCGGCCATGGGTCGATCGGTGCGGTCACCGTTGCAATAGAAACTGGGATGGTAAAGCCCTTATCGCCTGTGACCCACGTAAAGCTGGATACTCCTGCGGGGCTGATCGAAGCGCGGGCTGAGTTATCGGATAACATCGTAAAATCCGTTACTATAAAGAATGTTCCGGCATTCCTATACGAACCCGACGTTAAAATCGATGTGCCGGGAATAGGTGAAATTACCGCCGACATTTCCTTCGGAGGCAGCTTCTTCGCAATAGTCGACGCCAAACAGCTTGGAATAAAAGTGGACCCCTCCAATATCGACGATTTAATCAAGGCCGGAATGGCGATAAAGAGAGCCGCGAACGAACAGATTAAGGTTCAGCACCCGGAAAAGGAGCATATAAAGACCATTGACCTCGTGGAGATTTACGATGAAACGGAAAATCCGAACGCTCATTTAAAAAATGTCGTCATTTTTGGAGATGGACAGGCCGACCGCTCTCCCTGCGGTACCGGTACCAGTGCCAAAATGGCAACCCTTTACGCTAAAGGTAAGCTATCTTTGAACCAGGAATTCTTTTATGAGAGCATCATAGGCACAGTATTTAAAGGCAAGCTGGTTGCCGAAACCCAGGTGGGACCTTACAAAGCCGTTATACCCGAAATAACCGGAAGCGCTTATATCACAGGATTTAACCAGTTCGTCATCGACCCCGAAGACCCCGTAAAATACGGTTTTCTTTTAGGAAAGCCCGGATCGGGCGAATGCTGCAAAATGAATTAA
- a CDS encoding IS110 family transposase — translation MFYGGIDVAKHSHEVCLVNDSGDIVLKMHLDNNHKGMNKLLQALERLGLKPDDVKFCLEATGHYWLPIYCYLTNQGFELHVINPIQSDALRNLYVRKTKTDQKDALLLADLLRLGRAPETRLPSETTLKLQSLSRLRFEFVRQVGGLKNRVLGILDRIFPEYPDCFSDVFIRTSRELLKSYPEPEELAEVDLSELSAFLKEHSRGRFGEERAKKIQSLAKGTFGITMALDAFTLQLRLLVEQIEFIEEQIKVIEDAINEVMEELRPSKDTPYRHVIETIPGIGPVLAAAIIGEIGDISRFPNPRALVAYAGLDATVRASGLFEGTRNRMSKRGSPVLRNSLWLAAVSARRFNPELRAYYEQKRSQGKHSNVATGAVARKLVHLIYSLWKDNRPYDPDYQWSPPGKNA, via the coding sequence ATGTTCTATGGCGGTATTGATGTGGCTAAACACAGTCACGAAGTATGCCTCGTAAACGACTCCGGTGATATAGTCTTAAAAATGCATCTAGACAATAACCATAAAGGAATGAATAAGCTTTTGCAGGCATTGGAAAGACTCGGTTTAAAGCCTGATGACGTAAAGTTCTGCTTAGAGGCTACCGGCCATTACTGGCTCCCTATCTACTGCTACCTCACTAACCAGGGATTTGAACTTCATGTCATCAATCCCATTCAGTCGGATGCTTTGCGGAATCTCTATGTGCGTAAAACTAAAACCGACCAAAAAGATGCTCTGCTCCTTGCTGACTTGCTGCGATTGGGAAGAGCCCCCGAGACCAGACTCCCTTCCGAAACAACCCTCAAATTGCAGTCGCTCTCCCGACTCCGCTTTGAGTTCGTACGCCAGGTCGGTGGCCTTAAGAACAGGGTGCTTGGTATTTTGGATAGGATTTTCCCTGAATACCCAGACTGCTTCTCCGATGTGTTTATCCGGACTTCAAGGGAGCTGCTTAAATCTTACCCGGAGCCGGAAGAATTAGCCGAAGTGGACCTTTCAGAGTTATCTGCTTTCCTGAAAGAACATTCCCGCGGTCGGTTCGGTGAAGAAAGAGCTAAAAAGATTCAATCTCTGGCTAAGGGGACCTTCGGTATCACCATGGCTTTAGACGCTTTCACATTACAGCTTCGTTTGTTGGTTGAGCAAATTGAATTTATTGAAGAACAGATAAAGGTTATTGAAGATGCAATTAACGAGGTTATGGAGGAGCTTCGTCCTAGTAAGGATACCCCTTATCGCCACGTAATTGAAACTATTCCAGGTATTGGCCCTGTCCTGGCTGCCGCAATTATCGGTGAGATAGGTGATATTTCTCGTTTCCCTAACCCCCGGGCTCTCGTAGCTTATGCCGGTTTAGATGCTACAGTCAGGGCTTCAGGATTGTTTGAGGGTACTCGTAACCGTATGTCTAAACGCGGTTCCCCTGTTTTAAGAAACAGCTTGTGGTTAGCCGCTGTTTCAGCCCGCCGTTTTAACCCGGAGTTGAGGGCTTATTATGAGCAAAAACGCAGCCAGGGAAAGCACTCGAATGTTGCTACAGGAGCCGTTGCAAGAAAACTTGTTCACCTGATCTACTCTCTCTGGAAGGATAACCGGCCGTATGACCCGGATTATCAATGGTCTCCTCCCGGCAAAAATGCGTGA
- a CDS encoding ABC transporter ATP-binding protein, which yields MIKLLKFLKPYRNYVIVSLILIFFQSISELYLPNLMSDIVDIGIVKGDIRYILQKGEIMLLVAAGGTVSAIVASYLSSQAAMGFGKILRNKIFSQVENFSLQEFDKFGTASLITRTTNDVNQIQMVIMITLRMVARAPLICIGGIILAVSKDARLSLILLITVPILAFLVFVLYKKAMPLFDAIQKKIDRVNLILRENLTGIRVIRAFNKIEYEKKRFNEANIDLTNMSIKVNRIMAWLMPAMMLLLNFTIIAVIWFGGIRIDKGTMQVGDLMAFIQYIIQIMFSLIMVSVVFVMLPRASASALRINEVLEIVPKIKEPEKPEEIKNIRGVIEFKDVTFSYPGADEPALKNISFKAEPGKLTAIIGGTGSGKSTVLNLIMRFYDADSGSILIDGVDIKLLPQTKLRDMIGYVPQKAVLFSGTIADNIRFGKNDAADEQIRKAACIAQATEFIFQMKDEFNSEISQGGKNLSGGQKQRLAIARAVVKRPKIYLFDDCFSALDFKTDAKVRAALREETKDATVIVVAQRVATIMDADQIIVLQKGEIAGIGTHKQLLNTCQIYREIVLSQLSGEELI from the coding sequence ATGATAAAACTGCTGAAATTTTTAAAACCCTATAGAAATTATGTTATAGTTTCTTTAATTTTAATCTTTTTTCAATCTATTTCAGAACTATACCTGCCCAATTTGATGTCAGATATAGTAGATATAGGAATTGTAAAGGGTGATATAAGATACATTTTGCAAAAAGGAGAAATAATGCTGCTTGTAGCAGCGGGAGGGACTGTATCTGCTATTGTTGCCAGTTATTTATCCTCTCAAGCTGCAATGGGATTTGGGAAAATATTAAGAAATAAAATTTTCTCCCAAGTAGAAAATTTTTCATTACAAGAATTCGATAAATTTGGTACCGCATCGTTGATTACCCGCACGACAAATGACGTTAACCAGATTCAGATGGTGATCATGATAACTCTGCGCATGGTGGCAAGGGCACCTTTAATATGTATAGGCGGTATAATATTGGCGGTATCAAAGGATGCGAGACTTTCGTTGATTTTGTTAATCACTGTCCCTATACTTGCCTTCTTGGTTTTTGTTCTATATAAAAAGGCAATGCCGCTTTTTGATGCCATCCAAAAGAAAATCGATAGGGTGAACCTTATACTGCGTGAAAATCTTACAGGAATAAGGGTTATCCGGGCATTTAACAAAATTGAATATGAAAAGAAAAGGTTTAACGAGGCCAATATAGATTTGACTAATATGTCAATTAAGGTAAATAGAATAATGGCTTGGCTTATGCCTGCAATGATGCTGCTGTTGAATTTTACTATAATAGCGGTTATCTGGTTTGGAGGAATTAGGATAGATAAAGGAACGATGCAGGTAGGCGATTTGATGGCTTTTATTCAGTATATAATTCAGATCATGTTTTCACTTATAATGGTTTCAGTGGTTTTCGTTATGCTTCCTCGCGCTTCGGCTTCTGCTTTGAGGATAAATGAAGTGCTGGAAATCGTGCCTAAAATAAAGGAGCCCGAGAAACCAGAAGAAATAAAAAATATCAGAGGTGTAATTGAATTCAAAGATGTTACCTTCAGTTATCCGGGAGCTGATGAGCCTGCATTGAAAAATATTTCTTTCAAGGCAGAACCCGGGAAGTTAACTGCAATTATTGGCGGGACCGGTTCGGGTAAGTCTACTGTTTTGAATCTTATTATGAGATTTTACGATGCAGACAGTGGAAGTATTTTGATCGATGGTGTGGACATAAAACTTTTACCTCAAACAAAATTGAGGGACATGATAGGATACGTGCCGCAAAAAGCTGTATTGTTTTCTGGTACGATCGCTGACAATATCAGATTTGGTAAAAACGATGCTGCCGATGAACAAATAAGGAAAGCTGCTTGTATTGCTCAGGCTACCGAGTTTATTTTTCAGATGAAAGATGAATTTAATTCGGAAATTTCCCAGGGAGGTAAGAACCTTTCGGGGGGCCAGAAGCAGAGATTAGCTATTGCCAGAGCTGTAGTAAAAAGGCCGAAGATTTATCTTTTTGATGATTGTTTTTCCGCCCTTGATTTTAAAACCGATGCGAAAGTCCGGGCAGCATTAAGAGAGGAAACGAAAGACGCGACTGTCATCGTAGTGGCGCAGAGAGTGGCGACGATTATGGATGCTGACCAAATTATTGTACTGCAAAAAGGGGAAATAGCAGGAATCGGGACGCATAAACAACTGCTGAACACCTGCCAGATATATCGCGAAATAGTTTTATCTCAGCTTTCAGGGGAGGAATTAATATGA
- a CDS encoding ABC transporter ATP-binding protein: protein MSAGPGGPVFTGRRHGGRGFVGGLPMVRPAEKPKDFKGTLGRLIKYLKPYAFEFFIVLILVLLSTVFNILGPKIMGEATTKLFEGLIAKRMHVPGAKIDFEYIAKILFILAGLYASSALFTYIQQYIMVSISQKTVLKMRNDVVEKLSKLPLKYFDSRTHGEILSRITNDIDNVSSTLQQSIIQLISAVVTIIGIVVMMLTINPVLTLITFVTLPLSIIATMSIAAKSQKLFAKQQRVLGELNGHVEETYGGHNIVKAFNREKDVLKIFNDINEELYNAAWKAQFMSGVIMPVMNFINNIGYVIVCVVGGIFVIKKILEIGDVQAFIQYSRQFNHPITQTANIVNIIQSTIASAERVFEILDEEEEVPDKAKFFLNDIKGKIKFENVKFSYKQNMPLIDNLNIEVSPGQTVAIVGPTGAGKTTLVNLLMRFYEIQDGRITIDGVDIRDISRANLRKIFGMVLQDTWLFSGTIKENIAYGKEGATDEEIIKAAKAAHAHHFIKTLPGGYDTLLNEEASNISQGQKQLITIARAFLADPEILILDEATSNVDTLTEIYIQKAMKNLMKGRTSFVIAHRLSTIKDADIILVVNNGKIIEKGTHKELLDRGGFYAELYKSQFLGAI from the coding sequence ATGAGTGCCGGGCCAGGCGGACCTGTTTTTACCGGGAGAAGGCATGGTGGAAGGGGATTCGTCGGTGGGCTACCGATGGTGAGGCCCGCGGAAAAACCGAAGGATTTTAAAGGGACTTTGGGAAGGCTTATAAAATATCTAAAACCCTATGCTTTTGAATTTTTCATTGTTCTTATCCTGGTATTACTTAGCACTGTATTTAATATATTAGGTCCCAAAATAATGGGTGAAGCTACGACCAAACTTTTTGAAGGTTTGATTGCAAAAAGGATGCATGTGCCCGGTGCTAAAATCGATTTCGAGTATATAGCAAAAATTTTATTTATTTTAGCCGGCCTTTACGCTTCAAGTGCTCTGTTTACCTATATTCAGCAATATATAATGGTGAGTATTTCCCAAAAAACGGTTTTGAAAATGAGAAACGATGTTGTGGAAAAGCTTTCCAAGCTTCCGCTCAAATATTTTGATTCGCGAACCCATGGCGAAATACTGAGTAGGATTACGAATGACATTGATAATGTAAGCAGCACTTTACAGCAGAGCATTATCCAGCTGATTTCTGCTGTTGTTACAATTATAGGTATCGTTGTAATGATGCTTACAATAAATCCGGTTTTAACTCTCATTACTTTTGTGACATTGCCTTTAAGTATTATTGCAACGATGTCAATAGCAGCGAAATCTCAAAAATTATTTGCAAAACAGCAAAGGGTTTTGGGTGAATTAAACGGCCATGTGGAAGAAACTTACGGAGGCCATAATATTGTAAAAGCCTTTAATCGAGAAAAAGATGTTCTAAAAATTTTTAATGATATAAACGAAGAACTTTATAATGCTGCCTGGAAGGCTCAGTTTATGTCGGGTGTTATAATGCCCGTTATGAACTTTATTAACAATATTGGCTATGTAATTGTTTGCGTCGTGGGAGGGATTTTTGTAATAAAGAAGATTCTGGAAATAGGGGATGTTCAGGCTTTTATACAGTATTCGAGACAGTTCAATCATCCCATAACTCAGACTGCAAATATAGTAAATATTATTCAATCGACGATTGCCTCCGCTGAACGGGTATTTGAAATACTGGATGAAGAGGAAGAAGTTCCGGATAAAGCAAAGTTTTTCTTGAATGATATAAAGGGAAAGATAAAATTTGAAAATGTAAAGTTCAGTTATAAACAAAATATGCCCTTGATAGACAATTTAAATATTGAGGTAAGCCCCGGGCAGACAGTAGCAATAGTAGGCCCAACCGGTGCGGGGAAAACAACCCTTGTAAACCTCTTGATGCGTTTTTATGAAATTCAGGATGGAAGAATCACTATCGATGGAGTGGATATAAGAGACATAAGTCGTGCCAATTTAAGAAAAATATTCGGGATGGTACTGCAGGATACTTGGCTTTTCAGTGGTACTATAAAAGAAAATATTGCTTACGGAAAAGAAGGTGCTACCGATGAGGAAATTATAAAAGCTGCAAAAGCGGCTCATGCTCACCACTTTATTAAAACATTACCCGGTGGTTATGATACGCTTTTGAATGAAGAAGCTTCAAACATTTCCCAGGGGCAAAAACAGCTGATTACTATAGCCCGTGCTTTTTTAGCGGACCCGGAGATCCTCATTTTAGATGAGGCGACGAGTAATGTGGATACCCTGACGGAAATTTACATTCAAAAGGCTATGAAAAACCTTATGAAAGGGAGGACGAGTTTTGTCATTGCCCACAGGCTATCCACTATAAAGGATGCTGATATTATTCTCGTTGTAAATAATGGGAAAATCATAGAAAAGGGTACTCATAAGGAACTTCTGGATAGAGGTGGTTTTTATGCGGAACTTTATAAAAGCCAGTTTTTGGGGGCTATCTAA
- a CDS encoding MarR family winged helix-turn-helix transcriptional regulator, giving the protein MEVIDPNSLYSLFLKVSRLHYLMTRELLEKINIYPGQPPLLLILYKHGGQSQRELAERLKVKPATITVMLNRIEKAGLIVRKQDDNDQRISRVYITEKGREICSKLREIILTIDRECFKDFNEQEKETLAMLFQKMTINLEKALNNQRVK; this is encoded by the coding sequence ATGGAGGTTATCGATCCTAACTCACTCTACAGCCTTTTTTTGAAGGTAAGCCGGCTCCATTATTTAATGACCCGTGAACTTTTAGAAAAAATCAATATTTATCCCGGCCAACCTCCGCTGCTTCTAATTCTTTATAAACATGGCGGGCAAAGTCAAAGGGAACTCGCAGAAAGGTTGAAGGTTAAACCGGCGACCATTACGGTAATGCTAAACAGAATTGAAAAAGCCGGTTTGATTGTGCGAAAACAGGATGATAACGATCAGCGGATCTCAAGGGTGTATATTACCGAAAAAGGAAGAGAGATATGCAGTAAGCTCCGCGAAATAATTTTAACCATTGATAGAGAATGTTTTAAAGATTTTAACGAACAGGAAAAAGAAACTCTTGCAATGCTATTTCAGAAAATGACTATTAACTTAGAAAAAGCCTTAAATAACCAGAGGGTGAAATAA
- a CDS encoding sulfite exporter TauE/SafE family protein: protein MTQAVLSVLGLLTLGFSYVFFKDTVKNKHTFSDASWAKLSLVGFIVNFFDTLGIGSFAPTTAFFKLMKLVPDKLIPGTLNVSMTIPVVLEALIFITVIQVEPITLISMLASATLGAVVGAGIVSKLPEKKIQIGMGIALLVVAMIFLAGMFNLMPVGGEAIGLTGTKLIIGVVGNFILGALMTIGIGLYAPCMALVYALGMSPRVAFPIMMGSCAFLMPAASIKFVQEGAYDRKASVAITIAGTIGVLIAAYIVKTLPLNLLKWLVVFVIIYTAITMLRSAFNNQVANE, encoded by the coding sequence ATGACTCAGGCAGTACTTTCGGTTCTCGGACTGCTCACCCTCGGATTCTCTTATGTATTTTTCAAAGATACGGTGAAAAACAAGCATACGTTTTCCGACGCCAGTTGGGCAAAACTTTCTCTGGTGGGATTTATCGTGAACTTCTTCGATACCCTGGGCATAGGCAGTTTCGCTCCCACCACCGCATTTTTTAAACTGATGAAGCTCGTCCCCGATAAATTGATACCCGGCACGCTGAACGTAAGCATGACAATACCCGTTGTTCTTGAAGCACTGATCTTTATAACAGTAATTCAAGTAGAACCTATCACCCTCATATCAATGCTCGCTTCGGCGACCCTCGGCGCCGTTGTCGGTGCCGGTATAGTTTCCAAACTGCCCGAGAAAAAAATCCAGATCGGTATGGGTATTGCCCTGCTGGTGGTGGCAATGATTTTCCTGGCAGGCATGTTCAACCTCATGCCCGTCGGCGGTGAAGCCATAGGTCTTACCGGAACCAAACTTATAATCGGTGTCGTGGGCAACTTCATCCTCGGCGCCCTGATGACAATAGGCATCGGTCTCTACGCACCGTGCATGGCTTTGGTTTACGCCCTGGGTATGAGCCCGAGGGTAGCTTTCCCGATAATGATGGGTTCCTGTGCTTTCCTCATGCCAGCTGCTTCGATCAAATTCGTACAGGAAGGCGCATACGACAGGAAGGCCTCCGTTGCGATAACAATCGCCGGGACCATCGGCGTTCTAATAGCGGCATACATCGTAAAAACCTTGCCCCTTAACCTGCTGAAGTGGCTCGTGGTTTTCGTAATAATTTACACCGCCATCACAATGCTGAGATCGGCCTTTAATAATCAGGTGGCTAACGAATAA